GGGCCGGGGCCCCTCGATTCCCCCTGTGGTCCCGGGGTCTCTCCACGTCAGTGAACACCCATGCCCGCCCAACCCCCGCCTGAGACTGGGCCGTGGATCCCCGGATTTGGCCATTCAGAGAAGTTCACCTTGGAGGGGGTGTGCGAGAGGGGGGTTTCCTCTGCGGCCGAAGAAGGGTTAGGAGCCTGCCTTCTGAAGACCTAGAGTCCGAGGGACCTTCGAGGCCATTTAGTTCCCACCCTACCCCATCCgacagatgggaaaacagaggCCGGGAGATGGGAAGGGCTGGTCTAGCTCAGGGTCACATTGCGGGGCTGGGAACCCCGTCAGCCTCTCCTTTCTGAGAACCGAGTATGGAGTCAGGGTCTGGCTGGGGGTAGGGACTCACTGTGGTCGCTCCAGGTTAGGCCTCGGAGGCCGTTCTGGCCTGGCCTCGACCCATATCCCCGTAAGCGGCAGGCCTGGACCCAAGAGTGAGCATGAGTGTGTGCGCGCGCTGGAGCGCAGGACTGGCGGTGAGCGGGCACCGCTCACCCTCCTGGTCTCCGCCCGCACGGTGGGCGGGCGGCGTTCTTGGTAGAGCGGGACCAGTTTCCTCGTAAGCGACCAGAGCCGTTTCGCCAAGGAAGTGCTGCCCCAGTATTTCAAGCATAGCAACATGGCGAGCTTCGTGCGCCAACTCAACATGTGTGAGTCCCTACGGCCGGGCGGGGAGCGGGGATGGGGGACTCGGTGCCGGGGATGGGGCGACCCACGCCCCCACGCCCCACTCCCCAGACGGTTTTCGGAAGGTGGTGAGCATCGAGCAGGGCGGCCTGCTTAGGCCGGAGCGCGACCACGTCGAGTTCCAGCACCCGAGCTTCGTGCGCGGCCGCGAGCAGCTACTGGAGCGCGTGCGGCGCAAGGTGGGGGCGGCCTGCGGAAATGAGCAAAGAGGAGGAGGGGTGCTGGGACTGCCTGCCTTGCTCCTGCGACCCAGTCCCGACGGTGCCTCCCGCCTGCAGGTGCCCGCGCTGCGCGGCGACGACGGCCGCTGGCGCCCGGAGGACCTGGGTCGACTACTGGGCGAGGTGCAGGCTTTGCGGGGAGTGCAGGAGAGCACCGAGGCGCGGCTGCGGGAGCTCAGGCAGTGCGGGGGCGGGCAGGGAAAGAGGGGACAGGGGTGGGGGGTTCGGGATGAGACCATAACTGGCCGGCCGGCAGTTCTGGGCAGCCCCTTCCTCTCTCCGGCCTTGGCGCCTCCGTCTAGACTTATGGGCGATCTCTGGGATGGCCAGTCAGCAGGGTGGTCTCCTGGGTCCCCAGCCTCGCCATTCTGTGGGGGGTGGTGACTGGGCGAACTCTCGGATGCCTCAGCACCCTCCCACCCCTTCCTCAGGCAGAACGAGATCTTGTGGCGGGAGGTGGTGACACTTCGGCAGAGCCACGGTCAGCAGCACCGGGTCATTGGCAAGGTGTTCCTCTCCCCAAGCCTCGCTTCTCCCTCCCACTCCTGGACACCCCATTCCACCGCCCAGTCCCCCGGCGCCCCTGTTAAGCCTTCCTCCCTCACCTGGAAGTGCGGGGGTAGGGGGGCTGTGTCCAAAGTATGAATTAAACCTTTGCTTTCTCTTCAGCTGATCCAGTGTCTCTTTGGGCCACTTCAGGCAGGGCCGAGCAATGCAGGAGGCAAGAGAAAGCTGTGAGTGAGAAAGCCAAGAAGGCGCACACCCACTTCCAAGAGCCCCCAGAAGTCCCCTTGCAAGGACCCCTTCTCCTCTGGAAACTCCTTCACCAGGAATCCTCATTCCTCCCCCTGCACTACAGGCTTCCTCACCCCATCTAGGATCCACTTCCCCCCAACTCTGCCACCTGGTATCCCCACTCCCAGAGCCTCCCATTCCAGGACCTTATTCCCAAATTCCTACCCCAGCAGCCCCTTCCCCCTCCGGCAAGGCTTCCCCACAGCTGAGACCCTGGGGCTCAAACCaggttccctccctcccctctctaccCACAAAGGGCCCCCATCTCTGGGGGGAGCCCCTTCCACCTCCAGCATGTGACTGACACCCTGGCAACAGGCCTCAGCTCTGCTGACTTGGCTGCTGGggcctgagggagggagggaagtgcaGGCCGAGGTGCATGGGGGCTgaccctgccccacccctgcctgtgCCCTGATCGACCACACAGGTCCCTGATGCTGGATGAGGGGAGCTCATGCCCAACACCTGCCAAGTTCAACACCTGCCCTCTACCTGGTGCCCTTCTGCAGGACCCCTACTTCATCCAGTCGGTAGGTTTGTCTTCTTCCCCCTTCCCAAGGGCATGGCTGGGCTTATGGAGAGCCTGTTCCTTCTCCCCATCCCCtaaaaggaagagaagatggaAGCCAGCCTTCCCCCCAACCAGACCCAGGCCCTCCAGCATGGACTGAGCCTCCTCCCTCAAACCTTCTCCCTTAGACCTGGCCCAGGTGGGTGTTGGTGGGGTTCTGGCTCTCCCTGTGCCTGCAAGCCAAGGGCTGGGCCTAGCCTTCTACTTACAGCCTCTCCCAGAGACAACTTTGGGCCTTAGCCCTCACAGGGCCAGGGGCCCCATCATCTCTGACATCCCAGAAGACTCTCCATCCCCTGAGGGGACCAGGCTTTCTCCCTCCAGTGATGGCAGGAGGTAAGGGGGACAGGGCTGCCCCTGGGGGGCCTGTGGGGGAGGGCCTGGCAGCCCAGATGGCTGTAGGGGTAGAGGGAGAAGTCAGTGCCAGGGTCTGGTTGAAGCTTTTCTCCGGTGCAGGGAGAAGGGCCTGGCACTGCTCAAAGAAGAGCCGGCCAGTCCAGGGGGGGATGGCGAGGCCGGGCTGGCCCTGGCCCCAAACGAGTGTGACTTCTGCGTGACAGCCCCCCCGCCACTGCCTGTGGCTGT
This sequence is a window from Gorilla gorilla gorilla isolate KB3781 chromosome 18, NHGRI_mGorGor1-v2.1_pri, whole genome shotgun sequence. Protein-coding genes within it:
- the HSF4 gene encoding heat shock factor protein 4 isoform X4, whose protein sequence is MQEAPAALPTEPGPSPVPAFLGKLWALVGDPGTDHLIRWSPSGTSFLVSDQSRFAKEVLPQYFKHSNMASFVRQLNMYGFRKVVSIEQGGLLRPERDHVEFQHPSFVRGREQLLERVRRKVPALRGDDGRWRPEDLGRLLGEVQALRGVQESTEARLRELRQQNEILWREVVTLRQSHGQQHRVIGKLIQCLFGPLQAGPSNAGGKRKLSLMLDEGSSCPTPAKFNTCPLPGALLQDPYFIQSPSTYSLSQRQLWALALTGPGAPSSLTSQKTLHPLRGPGFLPPVMAGAPPPLPVAVVQAILEGKGSFSPEGPRNAQQPEPGDPREIPDRGPLGLESGDRSPESLLPPMLLQPPQESVEPAGPLDVLGPSLQGREWTLMDLDMELSLMQPLVPERGEPELAVKGLNSPSPGKDPTLGAPLLLDVQAALGGPALGLPGALTIYSTPESRTASYLGPEASPSP
- the HSF4 gene encoding heat shock factor protein 4 isoform X3; the encoded protein is MQEAPAALPTEPGPSPVPAFLGKLWALVGDPGTDHLIRWSPSGTSFLVSDQSRFAKEVLPQYFKHSNMASFVRQLNMYGFRKVVSIEQGGLLRPERDHVEFQHPSFVRGREQLLERVRRKVPALRGDDGRWRPEDLGRLLGEVQALRGVQESTEARLRELRQQNEILWREVVTLRQSHGQQHRVIGKLIQCLFGPLQAGPSNAGGKRKLSLMLDEGSSCPTPAKFNTCPLPGALLQDPYFIQSPLPETTLGLSPHRARGPIISDIPEDSPSPEGTRLSPSSDGRREKGLALLKEEPASPGGDGEAGLALAPNECDFCVTAPPPLPVAVVQAILEGKGSFSPEGPRNAQQPEPGDPREIPDRGPLGLESGDRSPESLLPPMLLQPPQESVEPAGPLDVLGPSLQGREWTLMDLDMELSLAEKRGR
- the HSF4 gene encoding heat shock factor protein 4 isoform X1, whose translation is MQEAPAALPTEPGPSPVPAFLGKLWALVGDPGTDHLIRWSPSGTSFLVSDQSRFAKEVLPQYFKHSNMASFVRQLNMYGFRKVVSIEQGGLLRPERDHVEFQHPSFVRGREQLLERVRRKVPALRGDDGRWRPEDLGRLLGEVQALRGVQESTEARLRELRQQNEILWREVVTLRQSHGQQHRVIGKLIQCLFGPLQAGPSNAGGKRKLSLMLDEGSSCPTPAKFNTCPLPGALLQDPYFIQSPLPETTLGLSPHRARGPIISDIPEDSPSPEGTRLSPSSDGRREKGLALLKEEPASPGGDGEAGLALAPNECDFCVTAPPPLPVAVVQAILEGKGSFSPEGPRNAQQPEPGDPREIPDRGPLGLESGDRSPESLLPPMLLQPPQESVEPAGPLDVLGPSLQGREWTLMDLDMELSLMQPLVPERGEPELAVKGLNSPSPGKDPTLGAPLLLDVQAALGGPALGLPGALTIYSTPESRTASYLGPEASPSP
- the HSF4 gene encoding heat shock factor protein 4 isoform X2, with the protein product MQEAPAALPTEPGPSPVPAFLGKLWALVGDPGTDHLIRWSPSGTSFLVSDQSRFAKEVLPQYFKHSNMASFVRQLNMYGFRKVVSIEQGGLLRPERDHVEFQHPSFVRGREQLLERVRRKVPALRGDDGRWRPEDLGRLLGEVQALRGVQESTEARLRELRQQNEILWREVVTLRQSHGQQHRVIGKLIQCLFGPLQAGPSNAGGKRKLSLMLDEGSSCPTPAKFNTCPLPGALLQDPYFIQSPLPETTLGLSPHRARGPIISDIPEDSPSPEGTRLSPSSDGRREKGLALLKEEPASPGGDGEAGLALAPNECDFCVTAPPPLPVAVVQAILEGKGSFSPEGPRNAQQPEPGDPREIPDRGPLGLESGDRSPESLLPPMLLQPPQESVEPAGPLDVLGPSLQGREWTLMDLDMELSLGRTPRSGPHSCWMSRRPWEVQPWACLGL